A single region of the Marinobacter salinisoli genome encodes:
- the gatA gene encoding Asp-tRNA(Asn)/Glu-tRNA(Gln) amidotransferase subunit GatA yields the protein MHNKTVAELARELESGRTSSVELTQQFLDRIKNEDSKYNSFITVTEEQALADAKAADQQRSAGNATPWTGIPFAHKDIFCTNGVRTTCGSRMLENFAPPYDATVTENFRKAGAVCLGKTNMDEFAMGSSNESSHFGPVTNPWGAGNDQKRVPGGSSGGSAAAVAAHLVPAATATDTGGSIRQPAALCGITGLKPTYGRVSRYGMIAFASSLDQGGTMARTAEDNALMLNVMAGFDPKDSTSIDREVPDYTATLNEPLKGLRIGLPREYFSDQLTPAMEAQIRAAIREYEKLGATVKDVSLPNANLAIAAYYVIAPAEASANLSRFDGVRYGYRCENPKDLMDLYTRTRAEGFGTEVKRRILVGTYALSHGYYDAYYLKAQKVRRLIQQDFANAFKDVDVLMSPVTPSPAFVQGEKTNDPVTMYLEDIFTIAVNLAGLPAMSVPAGFMDGLPVGLQIIGDHFAEARLLNAAHQFQQVTDWHQREPH from the coding sequence ATGCACAATAAAACCGTAGCAGAACTTGCTCGTGAACTGGAAAGCGGCCGCACCTCAAGCGTAGAACTGACCCAGCAGTTTCTTGACCGCATCAAGAACGAAGACAGCAAGTACAACAGCTTTATTACTGTTACCGAAGAACAAGCGCTGGCCGACGCCAAGGCCGCCGACCAGCAACGATCAGCGGGCAATGCCACGCCCTGGACCGGCATTCCGTTTGCGCACAAGGACATCTTCTGCACCAACGGTGTCCGCACGACCTGCGGCTCCCGGATGCTGGAAAACTTCGCGCCGCCTTATGACGCAACGGTAACGGAAAATTTCCGCAAGGCCGGCGCCGTCTGCCTGGGCAAGACCAACATGGACGAATTCGCCATGGGCTCCTCCAACGAGTCCAGCCACTTCGGCCCGGTTACCAATCCCTGGGGTGCCGGAAACGATCAGAAGCGCGTACCCGGTGGGTCTTCGGGCGGTTCAGCGGCGGCCGTTGCGGCACACCTCGTGCCGGCCGCGACCGCAACGGACACCGGCGGTTCCATCCGGCAACCGGCCGCTCTGTGCGGCATCACCGGCCTGAAGCCAACGTATGGCCGGGTGTCCCGTTACGGAATGATCGCCTTCGCTTCCAGCCTCGACCAGGGCGGCACCATGGCGCGCACAGCGGAAGACAACGCGCTGATGCTCAACGTCATGGCCGGTTTTGACCCGAAGGACTCCACCTCCATTGACCGGGAGGTGCCGGATTACACCGCCACTCTGAACGAGCCATTGAAAGGCCTGCGCATCGGCTTGCCCAGAGAATATTTCTCCGACCAGCTCACCCCGGCCATGGAGGCGCAGATTCGCGCCGCCATTCGCGAATACGAAAAGCTCGGCGCTACCGTGAAAGATGTGTCACTGCCAAATGCCAACCTGGCCATTGCAGCCTACTACGTCATAGCACCGGCGGAAGCCTCGGCTAACCTGTCCCGTTTTGATGGTGTCCGCTACGGTTACCGCTGCGAAAACCCGAAAGACCTGATGGATCTGTACACGCGAACTCGTGCCGAGGGTTTTGGCACCGAAGTAAAGCGCCGGATTCTGGTGGGCACTTACGCCCTGTCCCACGGTTACTACGACGCTTATTACCTGAAAGCGCAGAAGGTGCGCCGACTGATCCAGCAGGATTTTGCCAACGCCTTCAAGGATGTTGACGTTCTGATGAGCCCAGTCACCCCGTCTCCGGCCTTTGTTCAGGGTGAAAAGACCAACGATCCGGTCACCATGTACCTGGAAGACATCTTCACCATCGCCGTGAACCTCGCCGGGCTGCCGGCCATGTCTGTCCCGGCTGGTTTTATGGACGGATTGCCGGTTGGTCTGCAGATCATCGGAGACCACTTCGCGGAAGCACGGCTGCTCAACGCAGCCCACCAGTTCCAGCAGGTGACTGACTGGCACCAGCGCGAGCCCCATTAA
- the gatB gene encoding Asp-tRNA(Asn)/Glu-tRNA(Gln) amidotransferase subunit GatB has translation MQWDIVIGLEVHVQLATKTKIFSGSSTAYGAEPNTQANAVDLAMPGTLPVPNENAFRYAVMFGLAVNAEIGRRSMFERKNYFYPDLPKGYQTTQLEQPIVGPGYLDIDLPNADTKRVRIHHAHLEEDAGKSLHEDYHGMTGVDLNRAGTPLIEVVTEPDMNSAEEAVAFAKKLHSIVTSLGICDGDMSQGSMRFDVNISLKPKGSDTLGTRTETKNLNSFRFMEQAIAHEVERQMDILEDGGQIEQETRLYNGDRDESRSMRTKEEANDYRYFPCPDLLPIEIDDSFIDDARARMPELPDARRARFQEQYGLNDYDAGLLSSDARLAAFFEEAANHTKDTKLVANWIQGEFSARLNSEEKSVADSPISGAQLGDLVSRIADNTVSSAGAKKVFEALWTGESNDVDAIIEAKGLKQVSDTGALEAMVDEVLAGMPDQVAQFQNEEDPKKRKKMLGGFMGPLMKASKGQGNPKLFNEILLKKLGG, from the coding sequence ATGCAGTGGGATATCGTGATCGGGCTGGAAGTACACGTTCAGCTCGCCACCAAAACCAAGATTTTCTCCGGTTCCAGCACCGCTTACGGCGCCGAACCGAACACTCAGGCCAACGCCGTAGATCTCGCCATGCCCGGCACCCTGCCGGTACCGAACGAGAATGCGTTCCGCTACGCGGTCATGTTCGGCCTGGCGGTAAACGCCGAAATCGGCCGACGCTCCATGTTCGAGCGCAAGAACTATTTCTACCCGGACTTACCCAAGGGCTACCAGACCACTCAGCTGGAGCAACCCATAGTTGGCCCGGGCTACCTCGACATCGACTTGCCCAACGCCGACACCAAACGCGTCCGGATTCATCACGCGCACCTGGAAGAAGATGCCGGCAAATCCCTGCATGAGGACTACCACGGTATGACCGGCGTTGACCTGAACCGTGCCGGCACCCCACTGATCGAAGTGGTCACCGAGCCGGACATGAACAGCGCCGAGGAAGCCGTCGCGTTTGCCAAGAAACTGCACAGCATCGTTACCTCTCTGGGCATTTGCGATGGCGACATGTCCCAGGGTTCCATGCGCTTCGACGTCAATATTTCCCTCAAGCCGAAAGGCTCGGACACGCTGGGTACGCGAACCGAGACCAAAAACCTGAACTCATTCCGCTTCATGGAACAGGCCATTGCCCACGAAGTTGAGCGCCAGATGGACATCCTCGAAGACGGCGGCCAGATCGAGCAGGAAACCCGGCTGTACAACGGCGACCGGGATGAATCCCGCTCCATGCGCACCAAAGAAGAAGCCAACGACTACCGCTACTTCCCGTGCCCGGATCTGCTGCCGATCGAAATAGATGACTCGTTTATTGACGACGCGCGCGCCAGAATGCCGGAGTTGCCGGACGCCCGTCGCGCCAGATTCCAGGAGCAGTATGGCCTGAATGACTACGATGCCGGCCTGCTCAGCAGCGACGCCAGGTTGGCCGCTTTCTTTGAGGAAGCGGCCAACCACACAAAAGACACCAAGTTGGTTGCGAACTGGATTCAGGGGGAATTTAGCGCCCGCCTCAATTCGGAGGAGAAATCCGTCGCCGACTCCCCGATTTCCGGCGCCCAGCTTGGCGATCTGGTGAGTCGCATTGCCGACAACACCGTGTCCTCGGCAGGCGCCAAGAAGGTGTTCGAGGCCCTGTGGACCGGCGAAAGCAACGACGTGGACGCCATCATCGAGGCGAAAGGACTCAAGCAGGTCTCAGATACCGGAGCGCTGGAAGCCATGGTGGATGAGGTGCTGGCCGGCATGCCGGACCAGGTGGCCCAATTCCAGAACGAGGAAGACCCGAAGAAGCGCAAAAAGATGCTGGGTGGGTTCATGGGGCCGCTTATGAAGGCATCCAAAGGCCAAGGCAATCCGAAGCTGTTCAACGAGATTTTGCTCAAAAAACTCGGCGGGTAA
- the rimO gene encoding 30S ribosomal protein S12 methylthiotransferase RimO, which produces MTDKTRDAAVGSGKVGFISLGCPKALVDSERILTQLRQDGYEVVPSYDDADVVVVNTCGFIDSAKQESLDAIGEAMAENGKVIVTGCMGVEADRIRDTHPGVLAVSGPHAYEEVVGAVHEYVPPKKEHDPFTDLVPPQGVKLTPRHYAYLKISEGCNHRCTFCIIPSMRGDLVSRPIGDVMDEAKRLVDAGVKELLVISQDTSAYGVDIKYRTGFWQGRPLKTKMQALCEALGELGVWVRLHYVYPYPHVDDVIPLMAEGKILPYLDIPFQHASPKVLKAMKRPAHDSKTLDRIRKWREICPQLTIRSTFIVGFPGETEEDFQYLLDWLEEAQLDRVGAFKYSPVEGAKANEIDGAVPEEVKEERLERFMAKQAEISAARLQAKIGATIDVLIDEVDEEGAIGRSKADAPEIDGMVYLNDETDLVPGQIVKAVVEHADEHDLWASLAR; this is translated from the coding sequence ATGACAGACAAAACTCGTGATGCCGCTGTTGGAAGCGGTAAGGTGGGCTTCATCAGCCTTGGATGCCCGAAAGCATTGGTGGATTCAGAGCGCATCCTGACGCAGCTTCGCCAGGACGGATATGAGGTGGTGCCTTCCTACGACGATGCCGATGTGGTGGTCGTGAACACCTGCGGCTTTATCGATTCCGCCAAGCAGGAGTCGCTTGATGCTATCGGTGAAGCGATGGCCGAGAACGGCAAGGTCATTGTCACCGGTTGCATGGGGGTGGAGGCGGATCGAATCCGCGACACGCATCCGGGGGTTCTCGCCGTCTCCGGACCCCATGCCTATGAGGAGGTGGTTGGAGCCGTCCACGAGTACGTTCCTCCAAAAAAAGAGCACGACCCGTTTACAGACCTGGTACCGCCTCAGGGTGTGAAGCTGACCCCGCGGCACTACGCCTATCTGAAGATTTCCGAGGGCTGCAATCACCGCTGTACCTTCTGCATCATACCGTCCATGCGCGGCGACCTGGTGAGCCGCCCCATCGGTGATGTCATGGATGAAGCCAAGCGGCTGGTGGATGCCGGGGTCAAGGAATTGCTGGTGATTTCTCAGGACACCTCGGCCTATGGGGTGGATATCAAATACCGCACCGGTTTCTGGCAGGGGCGGCCGCTCAAAACCAAGATGCAGGCGTTGTGCGAGGCGCTCGGAGAGTTGGGGGTCTGGGTGCGGCTTCATTATGTGTATCCCTACCCGCATGTGGATGACGTGATTCCACTGATGGCGGAAGGAAAGATCCTGCCGTACCTGGATATCCCGTTCCAGCACGCCAGCCCGAAGGTGCTCAAGGCCATGAAGCGGCCTGCGCACGATAGCAAGACCCTGGACCGCATCCGGAAGTGGCGGGAAATCTGCCCACAGCTCACCATCCGCTCCACTTTCATCGTCGGCTTCCCCGGCGAAACGGAAGAAGATTTTCAGTATTTGCTGGACTGGCTGGAGGAGGCGCAGTTGGATCGGGTGGGTGCCTTCAAGTACAGCCCTGTCGAGGGTGCCAAGGCGAACGAGATTGACGGTGCGGTTCCTGAAGAGGTCAAAGAGGAGCGTTTGGAGCGCTTTATGGCCAAGCAGGCGGAGATTTCCGCCGCACGGCTTCAGGCCAAGATCGGGGCGACCATCGATGTGCTGATTGATGAGGTTGATGAAGAAGGCGCCATCGGACGCTCCAAAGCGGATGCGCCGGAAATCGATGGCATGGTGTACCTAAATGACGAAACCGATCTGGTGCCGGGGCAAATCGTGAAAGCGGTGGTTGAGCATGCCGACGAGCACGATCTGTGGGCGAGCCTTGCCCGGTAA
- a CDS encoding PilZ domain-containing protein, producing MGKAETIKTIQARRVTMKSVAIKSNLRNQQRVDVNIDISVETQDGTQLTCKATNMSRSGLMLSCSQELIKKLVPTQQPPAAGHWIPIKTSFSVPVIANQPVSIVANGNIVHMRRVARDEFQLGINFAEFEGNGFDYVDRHVAKLLADAKTIT from the coding sequence ATGGGCAAGGCAGAGACAATCAAAACCATCCAAGCCAGACGAGTGACCATGAAATCAGTTGCCATAAAAAGCAATCTACGGAACCAGCAACGTGTCGACGTCAATATCGACATTTCCGTAGAGACTCAGGACGGCACGCAACTGACCTGCAAGGCCACCAACATGTCCCGCTCAGGCCTGATGCTCTCCTGCAGTCAGGAGCTTATTAAAAAACTTGTCCCCACCCAGCAACCTCCAGCAGCCGGCCACTGGATCCCCATAAAAACCAGCTTCTCCGTCCCCGTTATCGCCAACCAACCGGTCTCCATCGTCGCGAACGGCAACATTGTGCACATGCGTCGTGTCGCACGTGATGAATTCCAGCTTGGGATTAACTTCGCCGAGTTCGAAGGCAACGGATTCGATTACGTGGATCGTCACGTCGCAAAGCTGTTGGCAGACGCCAAGACCATAACCTGA